AATATCGGAATCGGGGGCTTCGATAAGCGAGAAGGGCAAGGAGATTTTGGAGAAGAATCAGGCATGGGTACAAATTCTGGATGAGGATGGTGGGGAAATCTACCGCTATCTTGCTCCGGAAGAAGCCAAAACAAAGTACGCCCCCATCGATATTGTGCAGATTTATAAGTATGTCGAGAAGGAAGTGCTTTCGACCGTCTTTATTGGCGAAAAGACAGGCTTCGAACATCGTTACAGTTACTTGATTGGATTTACGACTCCATACTTGGAGCGGCAAGTGTTAACCATCGATTCACGGAACTTCGCACAGATGTTTAAGGTATTTAGTGTGTCCATCATCATCGTTGACGGATTCATCGCCTTATGTATCGCTTATATCTTCAGCAAGCGGCTGACCAAACCCATGTTTATCTTAATTGACAGCATTAAGCGTTTGGCTAGCCGTAATTATAACGTCTATCATCAACCTAAAGGGATATATAAGGACGTGTTTGCCAATATCAATTTTTTGGCTCAAGAGCTGAAATCAAGCGAGAAGGAAAGAAAGAAATTGGATGCGATGAAGGAAGAATGGATCGGCAATATCTCGCATGATATCAAAACGCCTCTTGCTTCGATTCAAGGCTATGCGGAGATGATAAAGGACACGGAATATCAGTTCTCGATGGATGAAATACGGGATTATGCCGGGATCATCGAAGGAAAGTCCAAATATTTGCGAGACGTAATCGAGGACTTGAATCTGTCGACCCGCTTGAGGAATAAAAAGCTGACGTTGAATAAGAAAAATGTAAACCTCGTAAGCCTGGTACGCAATGTCGTGATCGATACCCTGAATGACCCGAGATACGCCAACCGGGACATTGATTTTAGCAGCAGTCATGAAGTCATTAAAATCGAGGTTGACGATATTCTGATACGTAGAGCAATCACCAATCTGATCTATAATGCGATAGTTCATAACCGTGAGGATATTTCGATCAAGGTCCAGGTCGAGAAGAATGAAGAGCATATCCTGATTCGTGTGGAGGATAATGGAAAAGGCATTAAGCAGGAGGAGCTCGGAAGAATCTTCGATCGATATTACCGTGGGACCAATACGGGGGAACTCCATAAAGGGTCAGGTCTTGGCATGGCTATTACACATGACATTGTGATCGCGCATGGAGGACATATTCAGGTTCATAGCACGCTTGGCCACGGCACGGTTATGGAAATCAAACTGGTTCGGAACAGCGCCGATATGAATGAGGGTTTTCCCACGGTTAGGGACCAGGGTCAGGAGTAAAAACACGCAAAAGGGATACACTACCGCAAAAGGAGTGTATCGCTTATGAAACTGCTTGTTAAGTTATTGGTGCATGGAGTTTTGATTACGGCACTGCTGGTTGCACTTACCGATGCTTCGTTCACAGGGGCTATATTGACGGCATTAGGAATTGGCATCGTTGCTTATTTGGTGGGAGATTTATTTATTCTGCCACGTACCAGCAATATGATGGCAACGATTGCCGATGCCGGATTGGTATTTATAGTGCTGTGGATTATTGGCGGTGTTGCGAACTGGACCCTTGATTTCTCGGAGGTCCTGCTGATTGCAGTACTTGCGGGAAGCTTCGAGTATTTATATCATATGTGGGTCAGGGGCGAGCATTTGTTTGAAAAGAGACGGCGGGCTTCGTAACCACGGTGAAACCTTATATCGATAAATATGCGTATATGATGAAGCCTGAGAAATCAGGCTTTTTTGCCATGATATTGCTAGATGGGTGGCCACTAGCAGCAGAAAAATTATACAATACATGAAAGAGCCTATGCGGGCATATGATCTCGGAGGTAAATCATGAGTAACATTCAATATCTGTCGCAATTCAACTTGCTTCATTCCTTATCGAAAGATGATTTGGTCGTGATGGATGAGCTAACCTCCATTACAATCTATCCTAAACATACATTCATACAAACACCGCAAACCTTCACGGAACGATTATACTTTGTGAAAAAGGGTAGAGTTCGCTTGTACAGGTTAAACACAGAAGGAAAGCAATTTACGCTGGACATATTGGGCGAAGGGAATGTGTTTGGTGAATTAAACGGTTTATCGCTCGGTACACGGGAGGTATTCATTGAAACGCTGGTAGAATGCGATATCTGTATGATCGATCAGCGGCGATTTGAGAACTTTCTGATCGAACACCCTCAATTCATGCTCAATATGATGAAGGTCTTGAGTGACCGTTTGGTACATATGAGCAGTCTTGCGCAAAACCTGGCGTTGGGTAAACTACATGAAAAAATCCTGCACGTGATCGTAAACCTGTCCAATCAATTTGATCTGGAGGGTAGCGGCGAGTACTATAGAATCGATCTGCCACTGACGCATCAAGAAGTTGCGAATTTGGTCGGAGCAACTCGGGAGGCTGTCACATTGGTATTAAAAGAGCTATCGGAAGCGAAAGTGATCAAGACCGGATTTCGAACGATTTACATTCATCGGGATTACGCCATGACGAGATTGAGCTGAACAACGTAAGTTGTAAGCTGCATTACATCCATTGATCTGGATCCCGTTTATTCTGTAACTTATATAATAGATTAAGGAGACTGGATCGGGATGGAAATCAACGATGAAGAGATATCGATAGACCGTGCATTATTGCACAGGAAAGGTGCTCGTAAGGTGAGTGAGGTTCCTGAAGAAGTTAAGGTGCTACTACAGCAAGGGCGATTGGAAACGGTGAATTTGACAGAATGGCTTGCCGTAGATCACTTGAACTTGCTGAAAAATGTATTGGACGAGTTTGGATTACAAAAACAGCGAGATGAAATGTTATCGAGGTTGGTTCAGATTGAAGACAAGGTGACAAAAATCATCCCGGCGATTGCCGATTCCTGGATGAATCTGCAGGAGCAAATGCCGAAGACTGAACAATTTGATATCGTAAACAGTCTGTCTAAACACCGTTCAGACAGCGTTCGCTGCTGGGCAGCCTATATGGTTGGGTTAGATCAGCTGGACCTTGAACAGAAGCTGGACCGAATAAAGGCGTTTGCAGCAGATGAACATTTTGGCGTGCGTGAAATATCATGGATGGCTGTTAGGGATTCTGTCGCGAGCGAATTAAGGCAATCTATACGTTTGTTATCGTCTTGGGTTCATGACAAGAATATGTACATTAGGAGATTTGCAATTGAAGTGATTCGCCCGCAAGGCGTCTGGGCCAAACATATTGCCGAACTAAAAGAGAACCCGGACATTGCTCGGCCGCTATTGGATGCGGTGAAATCCGATTCGGTCAAATATGTGCAGGATTCTGTAGCGAATTGGCTTAATGATGCCAGTAAAACGAATCCGGATTGGGTGATTCAGCTATGCCGGGAGTGGCAGTCATCTTCCGGAACCAAGGAAACCGAGCGCATCGTAAAGCGAGCCCAGAGAACGCTTGCGAAGAAGAGTACATGAGACTATGACGTTTTATGCCCCCCCTGTTGATAAGAGCGAGTTACGCCTCCTAACGCGTCAATAAAATAACCCCATTGCTCGTTCAAGAGCGATGGGGTTATTCAGTTTCTTACCTCTTAAGGCTTAGCATTCTTCCAATAAGTATACGCATGCACCACGCTACCGGTAAAGGAAGGTGAATCCTTCAATAAATCAGGCAGCTTGGCAAGCTCTTCCTCCATGTAAGCTGCTCCTTCTTCATAGAAGGAAATATGATCGCCTTCATGGCTGGCTTTGATCTCGACGGAAATCTTGATCGGTTTGCCCAATTCATCGGCAAATGCAATCTCTTCCTTAGAGACTGCGACAATCCCGTTCGATCCTTCCGCTACATCCCGGAAGGCCATGAGTGAAACATGGTCCATTCGGTTGATCATCCACTTGCTGAGCGACATATCTTGACCGGTAACTTTGTATTTATCCAGCCACACAGCCATATCCATACTTGCTTCCAGATTGGAGTCCTTTTTCAATTCCGTAACAAAGGCATCCAGATTCGCGGTCCATTCGGAAATAACCTGCTGCGAATTTTCCCTCCACGCAGGCAGCACATAAGGCTCAATGTCCAAATGAATGCCATGAAAACGTTCATTGCCTTCCACTGCGCGGTTGTAGTTCTTTACGTAATTAACCAATCGCAGCATTCTGGGTCGGTTCTCCTCAAGTGCCCATATCGGATGACCACCCAGGGCATGAACTTCGATTCCGGCAGCAGCCGCTTGTTTAACAAACGAAGAGTACGAACTGTACGGTTGCTCCAGGTCCAGTCTTACATACAGCCAGTTCAAGTTTTTCTCTTTCGCAAAATCAAGAATTTCCTGACTGTTCTGAATCACTTCATGAGCTTCCCATATATACGTGCCTCTTACGATAGGGTCCCGTGTAACCGGATCCGCATCTGGCACGCGACCGCCTTCTCCCGGTTCAGGATTCGGATCGGGGTCCGGTGATGGGGAAGTAGGTTCGTTATCGTCTGGCGGTACGCTCCCATCATCGGACATGTTTTGCCAGTTGCGGATATCGTGGATAGCGATCCCGGCAAAGGATGCATATGAACCGAGCACACCCGACAGATGCTCCAGTTTCTCGTTCATTCTGTCCTTACCATGTCCATAAAAGCTGGTGTGAGACTCGCCCGGCATTTCCTTCGTGTTAACCCCAATAAGAATCTGCTTACCAAGCCTGTTGGCAAGCTCAAGCTCATCTCGCGTCAGTTCCAGTATTCCATGCTCGGATTCTACTTCGTTCCGGTAGGCCATCACGGTAACATGGTCAAATGTACGGATCAGCCACTCATTCAGATTGGTGCCATTCTCCAAGGAGTATTGATCAAACCAGAAGGGGATGTCGATTCCGAGTTCCAGCTCGTTTCCGGACACTTGATTCAGGAACACCTCCAGATTTTGTTCCCAAGTGCTGATGATCTTGTCCTTCTCGTCCTCCCACTGGGCAAGTACATACGGCTCTATATCAAGATGGATTCCGTCAAATCGGGCACCGGCCGAAACCTTGCCGTTATAGTTCACCACCCAATCCGCGAGTCCGAGCATATCTTCCCGATGTTCGGTGAGGGCCCATCTTGGATCTCCACCTAAAGCATGCACTGCGATTTGATTCTCATGCGCACGTTGTATAAATGCCTCGTAAATTTCAGACGGCAGTTGACGATCAATCTGTAAGAAGATTAGATTAATTCCCTCTTCTCTGGAAAAACGAAGAAGTTCTTCGCCGCCATCCTGAATCAGATCCGTCTGCCAGATCCAAGTTGCTTTTTTTGTAGCATTTTCCCCATAAGCCGGGGTATGAAGCCCCACCAGAAGCATGACAGCCAAGAGACTGGCAAGCAGCGGGTAACCTTTCACTTTCATGTTTTCCCTCCGTTTCTCTACGAGAACTCCGCGTATTCTCTATTTAGTAAACGGGGTTATTATAGCATTGATACCTCAAAAAAAGATGAGCCCTTGTTCTTACAGGACAGGCAGCGAGGAGCACAGCGAACGAATGATCGGTATAAAAGGAACTACGACATATTTGGTAAAGTATAACTAAATGATATAAATTATATGAATTCGAACAAAATT
Above is a window of Paenibacillus sp. FSL K6-1330 DNA encoding:
- a CDS encoding HAMP domain-containing sensor histidine kinase, which encodes MKWKLTGRYLVSVVLIVVIVIIMNIVVIIGLFVLQSVNEDFPLLNRQTSAESISRSFQEHIVISESGASISEKGKEILEKNQAWVQILDEDGGEIYRYLAPEEAKTKYAPIDIVQIYKYVEKEVLSTVFIGEKTGFEHRYSYLIGFTTPYLERQVLTIDSRNFAQMFKVFSVSIIIVDGFIALCIAYIFSKRLTKPMFILIDSIKRLASRNYNVYHQPKGIYKDVFANINFLAQELKSSEKERKKLDAMKEEWIGNISHDIKTPLASIQGYAEMIKDTEYQFSMDEIRDYAGIIEGKSKYLRDVIEDLNLSTRLRNKKLTLNKKNVNLVSLVRNVVIDTLNDPRYANRDIDFSSSHEVIKIEVDDILIRRAITNLIYNAIVHNREDISIKVQVEKNEEHILIRVEDNGKGIKQEELGRIFDRYYRGTNTGELHKGSGLGMAITHDIVIAHGGHIQVHSTLGHGTVMEIKLVRNSADMNEGFPTVRDQGQE
- a CDS encoding Crp/Fnr family transcriptional regulator, whose protein sequence is MSNIQYLSQFNLLHSLSKDDLVVMDELTSITIYPKHTFIQTPQTFTERLYFVKKGRVRLYRLNTEGKQFTLDILGEGNVFGELNGLSLGTREVFIETLVECDICMIDQRRFENFLIEHPQFMLNMMKVLSDRLVHMSSLAQNLALGKLHEKILHVIVNLSNQFDLEGSGEYYRIDLPLTHQEVANLVGATREAVTLVLKELSEAKVIKTGFRTIYIHRDYAMTRLS
- a CDS encoding DNA alkylation repair protein, producing the protein MEINDEEISIDRALLHRKGARKVSEVPEEVKVLLQQGRLETVNLTEWLAVDHLNLLKNVLDEFGLQKQRDEMLSRLVQIEDKVTKIIPAIADSWMNLQEQMPKTEQFDIVNSLSKHRSDSVRCWAAYMVGLDQLDLEQKLDRIKAFAADEHFGVREISWMAVRDSVASELRQSIRLLSSWVHDKNMYIRRFAIEVIRPQGVWAKHIAELKENPDIARPLLDAVKSDSVKYVQDSVANWLNDASKTNPDWVIQLCREWQSSSGTKETERIVKRAQRTLAKKST
- a CDS encoding DUF2512 family protein: MKLLVKLLVHGVLITALLVALTDASFTGAILTALGIGIVAYLVGDLFILPRTSNMMATIADAGLVFIVLWIIGGVANWTLDFSEVLLIAVLAGSFEYLYHMWVRGEHLFEKRRRAS